A part of Haemorhous mexicanus isolate bHaeMex1 chromosome 25, bHaeMex1.pri, whole genome shotgun sequence genomic DNA contains:
- the LOC132338397 gene encoding uncharacterized protein LOC132338397 isoform X3: MMENIGDIPPKKPHSQDCVTLGIPHFALHPPDPSGNTSDPEGDPRIHPAAPHFCSARPGPRCGGVPVLGAAFERGGASTCSSVAPAGAGKGHFVQLGSRSCIPASGEAGGVSRCRRNLLFAPVLQEESLQCAGCSPGGWGGRESLLPLERDSVLLLCRQDMTRLPKSGRSPSSDSRRRARTREISSGSSASHFPGSRQLLAAGQSSAWGAQWAYLFVYLFILLFFFFFFSQLGKPSPPTLAHPSMHRRGAGGSPWGFASSFSRLYGSTPAVTQLIIMIETRAGLQRWSTEPPNPLTCPGTDCQKCGESHSLSPGLQMGKLRQGWFRARLSPTAAASARQLWNLLPNKLSWK; this comes from the exons ATGATGGAAAATATTGGTgatattcccccaaaaaaaccccacagccagGATTGTGTAACCTTAGGGATACCCCACTTTGCTCTTCACCCCCCAGATCCCTCAGGGAACACCTCAGATCCggagggggatcccaggatccACCCAGCCGCACCCCATTTTTGCAGTGCACGGCCAGGACCTCGCTGTGGGGGTGTCCCCGTGCTTGGGGCAGCGTTTGAGCGGGGGGGAGCTTCCACCTGCTCCTCGGTGGCCCCCGCAGGTGCCGGCAAAGGGCATTTCGTGCAGTTGGGAAGCAGGTCGTGCATCCCGGCGTCTGGCGAGGCGGGAGGTGTTTCCCGGTGCCGCAGGAATTTGCTGTTTGCGCCTGTGTTGCAGGAG GAATCTCTGCAATGTGCCGGCTGCTCCCCGGGAGGCTGGGGTGGCCGTGAGTCACTGCTGCCGCTGGAACGTGACtcagtcctgctgctctgccgGCAGGACATGACCAGACTGCCAAAAAGCGGGAGAAGCCCCAGCTCCGATTCCCGCCGGCGGGCGAGGACACGCGAAATCTCCTCGGGGAGCTCAGCCTCCCACttcccagggagcaggcagctcctTGCCGCGGGGCAGAGCTCGGCATGGGGGGCACAATGGgcttatttatttgtttatttatttattctcctctttttttttttttttttttcccagctagGAAAACCCTCTCCGCCCACTCTGGCTCACCCGTCCATGCATCgccgtggggctgggggcagtcCCTGGGGTTTTGCTTCCTCGTTTTCCAGGCTCTATGG CAGCACCCCAGCTGTGACTCAGCTAATCATCATGATCGAAACAAGAGCTGGACTCCAGCGCTGGAGCACGGAGCCACCAAAccccctcacctgccctg GAACGGATTGTCAAAAATGTGGGGAAAGCCATTCCCTGTCACCTGGGCTgcagatggggaaactgaggcagggctggTTTCGGGCACGACTCTCACCCACTGCAGCAGCGTCTGCCAGGCAGCTGTGGAATTTGCTCCCGAATAAACTGTCATGGAAATGA
- the LOC132338397 gene encoding uncharacterized protein LOC132338397 isoform X4 codes for MMENIGDIPPKKPHSQDCVTLGIPHFALHPPDPSGNTSDPEGDPRIHPAAPHFCSARPGPRCGGVPVLGAAFERGGASTCSSVAPAGAGKGHFVQLGSRSCIPASGEAGGVSRCRRNLLFAPVLQEESLQCAGCSPGGWGGRESLLPLERDSVLLLCRQDMTRLPKSGRSPSSDSRRRARTREISSGSSASHFPGSRQLLAAGQSSAWGAQWAYLFVYLFILLFFFFFFSQLGKPSPPTLAHPSMHRRGAGGSPWGFASSFSRLYGTPAVTQLIIMIETRAGLQRWSTEPPNPLTCPGTDCQKCGESHSLSPGLQMGKLRQGWFRARLSPTAAASARQLWNLLPNKLSWK; via the exons ATGATGGAAAATATTGGTgatattcccccaaaaaaaccccacagccagGATTGTGTAACCTTAGGGATACCCCACTTTGCTCTTCACCCCCCAGATCCCTCAGGGAACACCTCAGATCCggagggggatcccaggatccACCCAGCCGCACCCCATTTTTGCAGTGCACGGCCAGGACCTCGCTGTGGGGGTGTCCCCGTGCTTGGGGCAGCGTTTGAGCGGGGGGGAGCTTCCACCTGCTCCTCGGTGGCCCCCGCAGGTGCCGGCAAAGGGCATTTCGTGCAGTTGGGAAGCAGGTCGTGCATCCCGGCGTCTGGCGAGGCGGGAGGTGTTTCCCGGTGCCGCAGGAATTTGCTGTTTGCGCCTGTGTTGCAGGAG GAATCTCTGCAATGTGCCGGCTGCTCCCCGGGAGGCTGGGGTGGCCGTGAGTCACTGCTGCCGCTGGAACGTGACtcagtcctgctgctctgccgGCAGGACATGACCAGACTGCCAAAAAGCGGGAGAAGCCCCAGCTCCGATTCCCGCCGGCGGGCGAGGACACGCGAAATCTCCTCGGGGAGCTCAGCCTCCCACttcccagggagcaggcagctcctTGCCGCGGGGCAGAGCTCGGCATGGGGGGCACAATGGgcttatttatttgtttatttatttattctcctctttttttttttttttttttcccagctagGAAAACCCTCTCCGCCCACTCTGGCTCACCCGTCCATGCATCgccgtggggctgggggcagtcCCTGGGGTTTTGCTTCCTCGTTTTCCAGGCTCTATGG CACCCCAGCTGTGACTCAGCTAATCATCATGATCGAAACAAGAGCTGGACTCCAGCGCTGGAGCACGGAGCCACCAAAccccctcacctgccctg GAACGGATTGTCAAAAATGTGGGGAAAGCCATTCCCTGTCACCTGGGCTgcagatggggaaactgaggcagggctggTTTCGGGCACGACTCTCACCCACTGCAGCAGCGTCTGCCAGGCAGCTGTGGAATTTGCTCCCGAATAAACTGTCATGGAAATGA
- the LOC132338397 gene encoding uncharacterized protein LOC132338397 isoform X1, which translates to MMENIGDIPPKKPHSQDCVTLGIPHFALHPPDPSGNTSDPEGDPRIHPAAPHFCSARPGPRCGGVPVLGAAFERGGASTCSSVAPAGAGKGHFVQLGSRSCIPASGEAGGVSRCRRNLLFAPVLQEESLQCAGCSPGGWGGRESLLPLERDSVLLLCRQDMTRLPKSGRSPSSDSRRRARTREISSGSSASHFPGSRQLLAAGQSSAWGAQWAYLFVYLFILLFFFFFFSQLGKPSPPTLAHPSMHRRGAGGSPWGFASSFSRLYGSTPAVTQLIIMIETRAGLQRWSTEPPNPLTCPGESLVLPWDPITHQAHPSALLGLWGEFSPQLEAGWVCHCPHATPHTHWCCPHPGQLPIATQQIIILITHLPGYK; encoded by the exons ATGATGGAAAATATTGGTgatattcccccaaaaaaaccccacagccagGATTGTGTAACCTTAGGGATACCCCACTTTGCTCTTCACCCCCCAGATCCCTCAGGGAACACCTCAGATCCggagggggatcccaggatccACCCAGCCGCACCCCATTTTTGCAGTGCACGGCCAGGACCTCGCTGTGGGGGTGTCCCCGTGCTTGGGGCAGCGTTTGAGCGGGGGGGAGCTTCCACCTGCTCCTCGGTGGCCCCCGCAGGTGCCGGCAAAGGGCATTTCGTGCAGTTGGGAAGCAGGTCGTGCATCCCGGCGTCTGGCGAGGCGGGAGGTGTTTCCCGGTGCCGCAGGAATTTGCTGTTTGCGCCTGTGTTGCAGGAG GAATCTCTGCAATGTGCCGGCTGCTCCCCGGGAGGCTGGGGTGGCCGTGAGTCACTGCTGCCGCTGGAACGTGACtcagtcctgctgctctgccgGCAGGACATGACCAGACTGCCAAAAAGCGGGAGAAGCCCCAGCTCCGATTCCCGCCGGCGGGCGAGGACACGCGAAATCTCCTCGGGGAGCTCAGCCTCCCACttcccagggagcaggcagctcctTGCCGCGGGGCAGAGCTCGGCATGGGGGGCACAATGGgcttatttatttgtttatttatttattctcctctttttttttttttttttttcccagctagGAAAACCCTCTCCGCCCACTCTGGCTCACCCGTCCATGCATCgccgtggggctgggggcagtcCCTGGGGTTTTGCTTCCTCGTTTTCCAGGCTCTATGG CAGCACCCCAGCTGTGACTCAGCTAATCATCATGATCGAAACAAGAGCTGGACTCCAGCGCTGGAGCACGGAGCCACCAAAccccctcacctgccctggTGAGTCCCTGGTTCTGCCCTGGGACCCCATCACCCACCAGGcacatcccagtgccctccTGGGGCTTTGGGGTGAGTTTTCCCCTCAGCTGGAGGCAGGTTGGgtctgtcactgtccccatgcAACACCTCACACACACTGGTGTTGTCCTCACCCAGGGCAATTACCCATTGCCACACAGCAAATAATCATATTAATAACACATTTACCAGGCTATAAATAG
- the LOC132338397 gene encoding uncharacterized protein LOC132338397 isoform X2, producing MMENIGDIPPKKPHSQDCVTLGIPHFALHPPDPSGNTSDPEGDPRIHPAAPHFCSARPGPRCGGVPVLGAAFERGGASTCSSVAPAGAGKGHFVQLGSRSCIPASGEAGGVSRCRRNLLFAPVLQEESLQCAGCSPGGWGGRESLLPLERDSVLLLCRQDMTRLPKSGRSPSSDSRRRARTREISSGSSASHFPGSRQLLAAGQSSAWGAQWAYLFVYLFILLFFFFFFSQLGKPSPPTLAHPSMHRRGAGGSPWGFASSFSRLYGTPAVTQLIIMIETRAGLQRWSTEPPNPLTCPGESLVLPWDPITHQAHPSALLGLWGEFSPQLEAGWVCHCPHATPHTHWCCPHPGQLPIATQQIIILITHLPGYK from the exons ATGATGGAAAATATTGGTgatattcccccaaaaaaaccccacagccagGATTGTGTAACCTTAGGGATACCCCACTTTGCTCTTCACCCCCCAGATCCCTCAGGGAACACCTCAGATCCggagggggatcccaggatccACCCAGCCGCACCCCATTTTTGCAGTGCACGGCCAGGACCTCGCTGTGGGGGTGTCCCCGTGCTTGGGGCAGCGTTTGAGCGGGGGGGAGCTTCCACCTGCTCCTCGGTGGCCCCCGCAGGTGCCGGCAAAGGGCATTTCGTGCAGTTGGGAAGCAGGTCGTGCATCCCGGCGTCTGGCGAGGCGGGAGGTGTTTCCCGGTGCCGCAGGAATTTGCTGTTTGCGCCTGTGTTGCAGGAG GAATCTCTGCAATGTGCCGGCTGCTCCCCGGGAGGCTGGGGTGGCCGTGAGTCACTGCTGCCGCTGGAACGTGACtcagtcctgctgctctgccgGCAGGACATGACCAGACTGCCAAAAAGCGGGAGAAGCCCCAGCTCCGATTCCCGCCGGCGGGCGAGGACACGCGAAATCTCCTCGGGGAGCTCAGCCTCCCACttcccagggagcaggcagctcctTGCCGCGGGGCAGAGCTCGGCATGGGGGGCACAATGGgcttatttatttgtttatttatttattctcctctttttttttttttttttttcccagctagGAAAACCCTCTCCGCCCACTCTGGCTCACCCGTCCATGCATCgccgtggggctgggggcagtcCCTGGGGTTTTGCTTCCTCGTTTTCCAGGCTCTATGG CACCCCAGCTGTGACTCAGCTAATCATCATGATCGAAACAAGAGCTGGACTCCAGCGCTGGAGCACGGAGCCACCAAAccccctcacctgccctggTGAGTCCCTGGTTCTGCCCTGGGACCCCATCACCCACCAGGcacatcccagtgccctccTGGGGCTTTGGGGTGAGTTTTCCCCTCAGCTGGAGGCAGGTTGGgtctgtcactgtccccatgcAACACCTCACACACACTGGTGTTGTCCTCACCCAGGGCAATTACCCATTGCCACACAGCAAATAATCATATTAATAACACATTTACCAGGCTATAAATAG
- the FGD2 gene encoding FYVE, RhoGEF and PH domain-containing protein 2 isoform X1 — translation MEGKADNQPSVVKLVAAFEEHCRDSTSAQRDKQAGRQPQQLPAFPASQSHSLTRKEDEEGEDHQGQRGLSFKCLRSLRCKIREDNWRRPQGPGLEPGSQEPEEKKIALELLETEQAYVNRLHLLDQVFYTELMKEAKTGKTVPEEVVKMIFSNISSIYQFHAEFFLPELQKRMEDWNHNPRIGDVIQKLAPFLKMYGEYVKNFDKAVELITAWSEKSPPFQELIADIQKRKVCANLTLQHHMLEPVQRIPRYELLLKDYVRKLPPQSPDRGDAEKALEMIFMVAKHSNAAIAEMERLQNLWVVYQRLGLEDDIVDPSNELIKEGPIQKISTRNNSTSEKYLFLFNNMLLYCVPKVIQVGAEFQVHLRMDVGGMKVREMKDAEFPHTFLVSGKQRTLELQARSEEEMNDWIKAFQDAIDRKEKRSETFKTAVHGLETDTPALKTEELGRRAPQWVRDNLVTMCMRCREPFNAITRRRHHCRACGYVVCARCSDYKAELQYDGNRPNRVCQECFIFLTGHTVLEDREGKHKGILEKGAAEVSSRSLLCSSLQLLDKNGKGGTRGWFVIPQDDPLVLYIYAAPQDVRAHTSIPLLGYQVRDMPQSESRHLFQLVQSRQVFTFVADTEELKQRWMKAMARSAAGITHPEEEEDADEAD, via the exons ATGGAGGGAAAGGCAGATAATCAGCCGAGTGTGGTGAAGCTGGTGGCTGCATTTGAAGAGCACTG CAGGGACAGCACATCTGCCCAGAGGGAcaagcaggcaggcaggcagccccagcagcttcCAGCCTTCCCTGCCAGCCAGAGCCACTCCCTGACCAGAAAAGAGGATGAGGAAGGGGAGGATCACCAAGGTCAGCGTGGACTCAGCTTCAAATGCCTCCGTTCTCTGCGATGCAAAATCCGTGAGGACAACTGGAGGAGGCCACAGGGCCCAGGCCTGGAGCCTGGcagccag GaaccagaggaaaagaaaattgccctggagctgctggagacagagcaggCTTATGTCAACCGCCTCCACCTCCTTGACCAG GTATTCTATACAGAGCTGATGAAAGAAGCCAAAACTGGCAAGACAGTCCCAGAGGAGGTGGTGAAAATGATCTTTTCCAACATCTCCTCCATCTACCAGTTCCATGCTGAGTTcttcctgccagagctgcagaagcgCATGGAGGATTg GAACCACAACCCCCGCATTGGGGATGTCATCCAGAAGCTTGCACCCTTCCTCAAGATGTATGGGGAGTACGTGAAGAACTTCGACAAGGCCGTGGAGCTCATCACTGCCTGGTCAGAGAAATCACCTCCCTTCCAGGAGCTCATTGCTGACATCCAG aagAGGAAGGTCTGTGCTAACCTGACGCTGCAGCACCACATGCTGGAGCCTGTGCAGAGGATCCCGCGCTACGAGCTCCTCCTGAAGGATTACGTCCGGAAACTCCCGCCCCAGTCCCCCGACAGGGGCGATGCCGAGA AGGCCCTGGAGATGATTTTTATGGTGGCCAAGCACTCCAATGCAGCTATTGCCGAGATG GAACGGCTGCAGAACCTCTGGGTGGTCTATCAGAGGCTGGGCCTCGAGGATGACATCGTGGATCCCTCCAATGAGCTGATCAAGGAGGGGCCAATCCAAAAAATCTCCACCCGCAACAACAGCACATCGGAGAAGTACCTGTTCctg TTCAACAACATGCTGCTCTACTGCGTGCCCAAGGTCATCCAGGTGGGCGCCGAGTTCCAGGTCCACCTCCGCATGGATGTGGGGGGCATGAAG GTGCGGGAGATGAAGGACGCTGAGTTCCCTCACACCTTCCTGGTGTCGGGAAAGCAGCGGACGCTGGAGCTCCAGGCCAG GTCTGAAGAGGAGATGAACGACTGGATCAAG GCCTTCCAAGATGCCATTGacaggaaggagaagaggagtGAGACCTTTAAGACAGCAGTCCATGGACTGGAGACAGACACCCCTGCACTGAAG ACAGAGGAGCTGGGCCGCCGAGCCCCACAGTGGGTGAGGGACAATCTGGTGACCATGTGCATGCGCTGCAGGGAGCCCTTCAACGCCATCACCCGCCGGAGGCACCACTGCCGAGCCTGTGGATAT GTGGTGTGTGCTCGCTGCTCTGACTACAAGGCCGAGCTGCAGTATGATGGGAACCGCCCCAACCGCGTCTGCCAAGAGTGCTTCATCTTCCTGACCGGCCACACGGTGCTCGAGGACCGCGAGGGGAAGCACAAAGGCATCCTGGAG aaaggagctgcagaggtaTCAAGCAGGAGTTTGCTCTGCagttccctgcagctgctggacaAGAACGGCAAGGGGGGCACGCGGGGCTGGTTCGTGATCCCACAGGATGATCCCCTCGTGCTCTACATCTATGCAGCCCCCCAG GACGTCCGAGCCCACACCTCCATCCCCCTGCTGGGCTACCAGGTGCGGGACATGCCCCAGAGCGAGTCCCGGCACCTCTTCCAGCTGGTGCAGTCCCGGCAGGTGTTCACCTTCGTGGCCGACACTGAGGAGCTGAAACAACGCTGGATGAAGGCCATGGCTCGCTCTGCTGCGGGGATCACGCAcccggaggaggaggaggatgcagaTGAAGCAGATTGA
- the FGD2 gene encoding FYVE, RhoGEF and PH domain-containing protein 2 isoform X2, whose amino-acid sequence MEGKADNQPSVVKLVAAFEEHCRDSTSAQRDKQAGRQPQQLPAFPASQSHSLTRKEDEEGEDHQGQRGLSFKCLRSLRCKIREDNWRRPQGPGLEPGSQEPEEKKIALELLETEQAYVNRLHLLDQFHAEFFLPELQKRMEDWNHNPRIGDVIQKLAPFLKMYGEYVKNFDKAVELITAWSEKSPPFQELIADIQKRKVCANLTLQHHMLEPVQRIPRYELLLKDYVRKLPPQSPDRGDAEKALEMIFMVAKHSNAAIAEMERLQNLWVVYQRLGLEDDIVDPSNELIKEGPIQKISTRNNSTSEKYLFLFNNMLLYCVPKVIQVGAEFQVHLRMDVGGMKVREMKDAEFPHTFLVSGKQRTLELQARSEEEMNDWIKAFQDAIDRKEKRSETFKTAVHGLETDTPALKTEELGRRAPQWVRDNLVTMCMRCREPFNAITRRRHHCRACGYVVCARCSDYKAELQYDGNRPNRVCQECFIFLTGHTVLEDREGKHKGILEKGAAEVSSRSLLCSSLQLLDKNGKGGTRGWFVIPQDDPLVLYIYAAPQDVRAHTSIPLLGYQVRDMPQSESRHLFQLVQSRQVFTFVADTEELKQRWMKAMARSAAGITHPEEEEDADEAD is encoded by the exons ATGGAGGGAAAGGCAGATAATCAGCCGAGTGTGGTGAAGCTGGTGGCTGCATTTGAAGAGCACTG CAGGGACAGCACATCTGCCCAGAGGGAcaagcaggcaggcaggcagccccagcagcttcCAGCCTTCCCTGCCAGCCAGAGCCACTCCCTGACCAGAAAAGAGGATGAGGAAGGGGAGGATCACCAAGGTCAGCGTGGACTCAGCTTCAAATGCCTCCGTTCTCTGCGATGCAAAATCCGTGAGGACAACTGGAGGAGGCCACAGGGCCCAGGCCTGGAGCCTGGcagccag GaaccagaggaaaagaaaattgccctggagctgctggagacagagcaggCTTATGTCAACCGCCTCCACCTCCTTGACCAG TTCCATGCTGAGTTcttcctgccagagctgcagaagcgCATGGAGGATTg GAACCACAACCCCCGCATTGGGGATGTCATCCAGAAGCTTGCACCCTTCCTCAAGATGTATGGGGAGTACGTGAAGAACTTCGACAAGGCCGTGGAGCTCATCACTGCCTGGTCAGAGAAATCACCTCCCTTCCAGGAGCTCATTGCTGACATCCAG aagAGGAAGGTCTGTGCTAACCTGACGCTGCAGCACCACATGCTGGAGCCTGTGCAGAGGATCCCGCGCTACGAGCTCCTCCTGAAGGATTACGTCCGGAAACTCCCGCCCCAGTCCCCCGACAGGGGCGATGCCGAGA AGGCCCTGGAGATGATTTTTATGGTGGCCAAGCACTCCAATGCAGCTATTGCCGAGATG GAACGGCTGCAGAACCTCTGGGTGGTCTATCAGAGGCTGGGCCTCGAGGATGACATCGTGGATCCCTCCAATGAGCTGATCAAGGAGGGGCCAATCCAAAAAATCTCCACCCGCAACAACAGCACATCGGAGAAGTACCTGTTCctg TTCAACAACATGCTGCTCTACTGCGTGCCCAAGGTCATCCAGGTGGGCGCCGAGTTCCAGGTCCACCTCCGCATGGATGTGGGGGGCATGAAG GTGCGGGAGATGAAGGACGCTGAGTTCCCTCACACCTTCCTGGTGTCGGGAAAGCAGCGGACGCTGGAGCTCCAGGCCAG GTCTGAAGAGGAGATGAACGACTGGATCAAG GCCTTCCAAGATGCCATTGacaggaaggagaagaggagtGAGACCTTTAAGACAGCAGTCCATGGACTGGAGACAGACACCCCTGCACTGAAG ACAGAGGAGCTGGGCCGCCGAGCCCCACAGTGGGTGAGGGACAATCTGGTGACCATGTGCATGCGCTGCAGGGAGCCCTTCAACGCCATCACCCGCCGGAGGCACCACTGCCGAGCCTGTGGATAT GTGGTGTGTGCTCGCTGCTCTGACTACAAGGCCGAGCTGCAGTATGATGGGAACCGCCCCAACCGCGTCTGCCAAGAGTGCTTCATCTTCCTGACCGGCCACACGGTGCTCGAGGACCGCGAGGGGAAGCACAAAGGCATCCTGGAG aaaggagctgcagaggtaTCAAGCAGGAGTTTGCTCTGCagttccctgcagctgctggacaAGAACGGCAAGGGGGGCACGCGGGGCTGGTTCGTGATCCCACAGGATGATCCCCTCGTGCTCTACATCTATGCAGCCCCCCAG GACGTCCGAGCCCACACCTCCATCCCCCTGCTGGGCTACCAGGTGCGGGACATGCCCCAGAGCGAGTCCCGGCACCTCTTCCAGCTGGTGCAGTCCCGGCAGGTGTTCACCTTCGTGGCCGACACTGAGGAGCTGAAACAACGCTGGATGAAGGCCATGGCTCGCTCTGCTGCGGGGATCACGCAcccggaggaggaggaggatgcagaTGAAGCAGATTGA